One genomic window of Magnolia sinica isolate HGM2019 chromosome 3, MsV1, whole genome shotgun sequence includes the following:
- the LOC131240680 gene encoding uncharacterized protein LOC131240680 produces MSSSSEKPIENQTLEAAAAASNSPPLGKTLEKGGDLEAGVEQKDRENDGKTVENGGEGEKTLGKEADIKGREGEEKDSEKTLEKEGDDGENSLEIGGVVGEDHEEEEEGECGFCLFMKGGGCKEEFIAWEKCVEEADKNQEDVVEKCFEVTALLKKCMDAHADYYEPVLRAEKAMEEEVARELERDGADHNVGQGS; encoded by the coding sequence ATGTCTTCTTCTTCTGAAAAACCCATTGAAAACCAAACCCTAGAAGCAGCAGCAGCCGCCTCAAATTCTCCTCCTCTCGGAAAAACTCTAGAAAAGGGAGGAGATCTTGAAGCAGGAGTAGAACAGAAGGATCGGGAGAATGACGGCAAAACGGTAGAAAACGGAGGAGAAGGCGAGAAAACCCTAGGAAAGGAAGCAGATATTaaaggaagagaaggagaagagaaagatagCGAGAAAACCCTAGAAAAGGAAGGAGATGATGGCGAAAACTCCCTTGAAATAGGAGGTGTCGTTGGCGAAGaccatgaagaagaagaagagggggaGTGCGGTTTCTGCCTTTTCATGAAAGGAGGTGGCTGCAAGGAGGAGTTCATTGCCTGGGAGAAGTGTGTCGAAGAGGCAGATAAGAACCAGGAAGATGTTGTCGAAAAGTGCTTTGAGGTGACGGCGCTGCTGAAGAAATGCATGGACGCGCATGCTGATTACTATGAGCCGGTGCTTCGGGCTGAGAAAGCCATGGAGGAGGAAGTCGCAAGGGAGTTGGAGCGGGATGGGGCGGACCACAATGTGGGACAGGGGAGTTAG